GCAGCAGCCAGATTCATACTACGTGCACTGCGGCCAGAGCGTACAACGCTACCAATATCCGGATAGGCATCTTCGGTACCAGTAGCCTGTACCGTTTGCAAAACACGCAGATTGCTTTGCTGCTGATGATGCAAAACTTTCTGTTCTTGCAATCCAGTAGCAATAATGGTAACGCGTATTTCGCCTTCTTCCATGCTGGCATCTTCAGAAGTGCCATATTTCAACGCAGCTTCGTCATGAGCATATTCATCAATCATGCTCATGATTTCTTTGTATTCTGACATTTTCAGACAACCTGGAGCAGTAGTAATGTTTACCAGCACACCCTGCGCACCATCCAGTGTCACGTCATCAAGCAGCGGGCTGGCAATAGCCTGCTCAGTAGCAATACGGGCACGATCAACGCCATGAGCACTGCCTGAACCCATCATTGCCATACCCATGATGCTCATCACATTTTTCACATCAGCAAAGTCAAGATTGATGATACCCGGATTGGTAATAACCTCAGCAATACCAGCAACCGCATTGCGTAATACATTATCTGCGGCACGGAACGCTTCACGCATGCTGACATCTTCGCCCAATGCTGACATCAGTTTGTCATTCGGAATCACAATCAGAGAATCAACAGTATTTTTCAGAATTTCTATGCCGTTGTTCGCCACCTGAATACGCTTACCTTCATATTCAAACGGGCGGGTCACCACTGCAACGGTCAGAATACCCATTTCCTTGGCCAGCTCAGCCACAACAGGTGCTGCGCCTGTACCAGTACCGCCACCCATACCAGTAGTGATAAACAACATGTTGGCACCGCGGATAGCATCTGACAATGCTTCACGGTCTTCCATGGCTGCATTACGACCAATTTCTGGATCAGCGCCAGCTCCGAGACCCCGGGTTAGATTGTTACCCAGTTGAATGCGTTTTGAGGCTTTACTGTTTTGTAAAGACTGTGCGTCAGTATTAGCACTGATAAACTCAATACCGGCAACCGCATTTTCAACCATATTGTTAATAGCATTACAGCCACCACCGCCAATACCAATAACTTTGATAACGGCAGCACCGACTACTGTCTCCACAACATCATATACCAATTGCATTTATGTCTCCTGACAAAACATGCGCATAATCATTTTAAACCCTTGTATAACTATCATTATATCGACAGTTATACACAATGCGCAAAAGTTCTGTCATTTATTGTGTTAGATAAGTTAAAAATTGTTTTTAAACCAAGCTTGTAATTTGGAAAGCCATGACTCTTTCGGTTCGGCAGCAGTGGCAACAGGCAGGTCATTTTTACTGTCATCTTCACATGCTGCCTGCAATAGGCCAATTGCGGTGGCATAACGCGGGTTGCGAATCCGCTCGGATACACCGCCCATTTCCTGTGGAACGCCAATACGCGCCG
This portion of the Snodgrassella alvi genome encodes:
- the ftsZ gene encoding cell division protein FtsZ; amino-acid sequence: MQLVYDVVETVVGAAVIKVIGIGGGGCNAINNMVENAVAGIEFISANTDAQSLQNSKASKRIQLGNNLTRGLGAGADPEIGRNAAMEDREALSDAIRGANMLFITTGMGGGTGTGAAPVVAELAKEMGILTVAVVTRPFEYEGKRIQVANNGIEILKNTVDSLIVIPNDKLMSALGEDVSMREAFRAADNVLRNAVAGIAEVITNPGIINLDFADVKNVMSIMGMAMMGSGSAHGVDRARIATEQAIASPLLDDVTLDGAQGVLVNITTAPGCLKMSEYKEIMSMIDEYAHDEAALKYGTSEDASMEEGEIRVTIIATGLQEQKVLHHQQQSNLRVLQTVQATGTEDAYPDIGSVVRSGRSARSMNLAAADFSNQSVLDDFEIPAVIRRQAD